One Punica granatum isolate Tunisia-2019 chromosome 3, ASM765513v2, whole genome shotgun sequence genomic window carries:
- the LOC116200766 gene encoding uncharacterized protein LOC116200766, with translation MSVLWEKSETWRWIVRRTRDSKRFFLAFATVCGVIPGIIGYGVMQLTSTRTEQLEAELRKKARPETMMMGQVNRERLAEYLGELQRKEDTNDRYVAALRGETLTRNPYQRIQPVPQQNATSEEAKVPQQNAKSEEAKASKEQK, from the exons ATGTCGGTACTGTGGGAGAAGAGCGAGACTTGGAGATGGATAGTCCGGAGGACGAGGGATTCGAAGCGGTTCTTCTTGGCCTTCGCCACCGTCTGCGGCGTCATCCCCGGAATCATCGGCTATGGGGTCATGCAGCTCACCAGCACCCGCACCGAGCAGCTCGAGGCCGAGCTCCGTAAGAAGGCTCGTCCCGAAACTATG ATGATGGGCCAAGTGAACCGAGAGAGGCTAGCAGAATACCTTGGGGAGCTCCAACGCAAGGAAGACACTAACGACCGATATGTGGCTGCCCTGAGGGGTGAGACATTGACTCGGAACCCTTACCAAAGAATTCAGCCGGTTCCACAGCAGAACGCCACGTCTGAAGAAGCGAAAGTCCCGCAGCAGAAcgccaaatctgaagaagcGAAAGCCAGCAAGGAACAGAAATAG
- the LOC116200763 gene encoding peroxisome biogenesis protein 1 isoform X1 has product MEFEVRAVGGIEDCFVSLPLTLIQTLQQSTPSGILPHLLTLELRSLSSNGDSWFVAWSGATSSSPAIEVSQQFAECISLPSRTRVQVRVISNMPKATLVTIEPFSEDDWEVLELNAEHAEDAILKQVRVVHKGMRFPLWLHGRTIVTFCVVSTIPARAVVQLMPGAEVAVAPKRRAKKVHKEEDSSMISSQKYSHSHQALLRIQEPDKRLIHKSEVDGIELGIVLTSLAFVHPDTVERFSLDTPGFVFVEPSTAKESNKHPENSTMEKKSNSNGEGVNNGILTDKKEVRGALVCLLTSDSVAKGHLMISQSLRIYLRAGLHSWVNVRRFNNLLNKNIPSGSICPASFRIVGKNEKKGRGVLHKQNRSKKNTKSMHHSALFMDVEDWSTHEEVINVLSHEPNVREVSETADRSSIKKGLQSLLKAWFTAHLDAIASNCQGKIDSFLLGNISLLHFEVKSCDLNFPPKAYFISNASLRNRTKAPSQPVELLYLLSLSDGPILSRRVSAYQIAVDATKEKPHDLGGLDILAEKVDWSEPVSLHSSKERVSNNEITVDFSSLSWMQTSTSDVVNRMMVLLSPASGKWFSMYDLPLPGHIIIHGPPGSGKTLLAGAVARTLENNPEILAHTVFVRCPLFAQDKASVIRHKLSSFLTEALNHAPSVVVFDDLDDIVQSSFESEGSQLSSSTVELTEFLSGILDEYGEKRKLTCGIGPLAFVATVQSLDKIPQSLISSGRFDFHVQLPAPAASEREAMLRHEIQRRSLQCPLEILQDVASKCDGYDAYDLEILVDRAIHSAIARLEPSQSSSQQPEKFSLEKDDFSRAMHGFLPVAMRDITKSTPEGGRSGWDDVGGLSDIRNVIEEMIELPSKFPNVFAKSPLRLRSNVLLYGPPGCGKTHIVGAAAAACSLRFISVKGPELLNKYIGASEQAVRDIFAKATSAAPCLLFFDEFDSIAPKRGHDNTGVTDRVVNQFLTELDGVEVLTGVFVFAATSRPDLLDAALLRPGRLDRLLFCDFPSKQERLDILRVLSRKLPLAEDVDLDAIARMTEGFSGADLQALLSDTQLAAVHDLLDSEDGSNSGKMPIIIDALLKSVAAKARPSVSDTEKDRLYSIYRQFLDAKKSTAAQSRDAKGKRATLA; this is encoded by the exons ATGGAGTTCGAGGTGAGAGCAGTGGGTGGGATAGAGGACTGTTTCGTCTCCCTGCCCCTGACGCTTATTCAGACACTGCAGCAGTCGACTCCCTCTGGTATCCTCCCCCACCTCCTGACCCTTGAGCTCCGGTCACTGAGCTCCAATGGGGACTCTTGGTTCGTTGCTTGGTCCGGCGccacttcttcttctcccGCTATTGAG GTTTCCCAGCAATTTGCAGAATGCATTTCGTTGCCTAGTCGTACAAGAGTTCAAGTACGTGTCATCTCCAACATGCCAAAAGCCACGCTTGTCACGATAGAGCCCTTTAGTGAGGACGATTGGGAAGTTTTGGAGCTTAACGCAGAGCATGCTGAGGACGCTATACTGAAGCAG GTCAGAGTTGTTCATAAAGGAATGAGAttccctctttggttgcatggtCGCACCATCGTTACATTCTGTGTGGTTTCTACAATTCCAGCTAGAGCTGTAG TTCAACTAATGCCCGGAGCTGAAGTAGCAGTTGCTCCAAAGAGGCGTGCTAAAAAGGTGCATAAGGAAGAAGATTCCTCCATGATATCTTCTCAGAAATATTCCCATTCTCACCAGGCATTGCTTCGCATTCAAGAACCAGACAAGAGACTCATTCATAAAAGTGAGGTCGATGGTATTGAGTTAGGGATAGTCCTTACATCTCTAGCCTTTGTTCATCCTGACACTGTTGAAAGATTTTCTTTGGACACTCCCGGTTTTGTTTTTGTTGAGCCTTCTACCGCAAAAGAAAGCAACAAGCATCCTGAAAACAGTACAATGGAGAAAAAGAGCAATTCTAATGGGGAGGGAGTGAACAATGGTATTTTGACTGACAAGAAGGAAGTTCGTGGTGCTTTAGTCTGCCTCTTGACATCAGACTCAGTTGCTAAGGGGCACCTGATGATTTCTCAATCTCTTCGCATATATTTGAGGGCAGGACTTCACTCCT GGGTTAATGTCAGGAGATTCAACAATTTGTTGAACAAGAATATTCCTTCAGGATCAATTTGCCCGGCTAGTTTTAGGATTGTGGGGAAGAACGAGAAGAAAGGCCGGGGAGTGCTTCATAAGCAGAACCGGAGcaagaaaaacacaaaatcCATGCATCATTCAGCCCTTTTCATGGATGTGGAAGATTGGTCCACTCATGAGGAAGTTATTAATGTACTTTCTCACGAGCCTAATGTTAGAGAAGTCAGTGAGACTGCTGATCGATCAAGTATTAAGAAGGGTTTGCAGAGTCTTCTCAAAGCATGGTTCACAGCTCACCTAGATGCAATTGCTTCTAACTGTCAGGGAAAGAttgattcttttcttttgggtaaCATAAGCTTACTTCACTTTGAAGTGAAAAGTTGCGACTTGAATTTCCCACCAAAGGCTTACTTTATATCAAATGCTTCATTGAGAAATAGAACTAAAGCACCAAGTCAGCCTGTTGAACTCTTATATTTGCTGTCTTTGTCGGATGGACCAATATTGAGTCGAAGAGTCAGTGCATACCAAATAGCAGTTGATGCAACCAAAGAGAAGCCTCAcgatcttggaggcttggaTATATTGGCTGAAAAAGTCGACTGGAGCGAACCAGTATCCCTTCATTCCTCCAAAGAGAGAGTCTCAAACAATGAGATTACTGTGGATTTCTCTTCTTTGAGCTGGATGCAGACATCTACTTCGGATGTTGTTAATA GGATGATGGTTCTACTATCTCCAGCTTCAGGGAAGTGGTTCAGTATGTATGACCTTCCTCTGCCTGGACATATCATAATACATGGACCGCCA GGATCTGGAAAGACATTGTTAGCTGGAGCTGTTGCAAGGACACTAGAAAACAATCCAGAGATCTTAGCCCACAC GGTCTTTGTACGTTGCCCTCTGTTTGCCCAAGACAAGGCCTCTGTCATTCGTCACAAACTTTCAAGCTTCCTAACTGAAGCTCTTAATCATGCGCCTTCAGTAGTTGTGTTTGATGATCTGGATGACATCGTTCAATCTTCATTTGAGTCAGAAGGCTCACAATTGTCTTCCTCAACTGTTGAGCTAACAGAATTTCTATCAGGCATTCTAGACGAATATGGG GAGAAAAGGAAGCTCACATGTGGAATTGGGCCACTTGCATTTGTGGCGACAGTGCAATCTCTGGACAAAATACCCCAGTCCTTGATTTCCTCTG GTAGGTTTGACTTTCACGTTCAACTTCCTGCTCCTGCTGCCTCAGAACGCGAAGCGATGTTGAGGCATGAGATCCAGAGACGTTCCTTACAATGTCCTCTAGAAATCTTGCAGGATGTAGCATCAAAATGTGATGGATATGATGCCTATGATCTA GAAATATTGGTCGATAGGGCCATTCATTCTGCTATTGCTCGATTGGAGCCATCCCAGTCATCTTCTCAGCAGCCCGAGAAGTTCAGTTTAGAGAAAGACGATTTTTCGCGAGCAATGCATGGCTTTCTTCCAGTTGCTATGCGTGATATTACGAAGTCTACTCCAGAAGGTGGTCGTTCTGGATGGGATGACGTTGGGGGTCTTTCTGATATTCGGAATGTGATTGAAGAG ATGATCGAGTTGCCTTCGAAGTTCCCAAATGTCTTTGCAAAATCTCCTTTAAGATTGCGGTCCAATGTACTTCTGTACGGTCCTCCAGGCTGTGGCAAGACACACATTGTTGGAGCTGCAGCCGCTGCTTGTTCTCTGCGATTTATATCTGTGAAGGGACCTGAGCTGTTGAATAAGTATATTGGTGCTTCCGAGCAAGCT GTTCGCGATATATTCGCAAAAGCAACATCTGCAGCCCCATGTCTTCTCTTTTTCGATGAGTTTGATTCAATTGCCCCAAAGAGGGGGCATGATAACACTGGAGTGACCGATCGCGTTGTTAATCAA TTTTTGACCGAATTAGATGGTGTTGAAGTTCTGACTGGCGTATTTGTCTTTGCGGCCACAAG TAGACCGGATTTACTTGATGCTGCGCTTCTGAGGCCTGGTAGGTTGGACCGCCTTCTGTTTTGTGATTTCCCATCAAAGCAGGAGAGGTTGGATATTCTTCGAGTTCTTTCTAGGAAG CTTCCTTTGGCCGAAGATGTGGATTTAGATGCTATAGCGCGTATGACCGAAGGGTTCAGTGGAGCAGACCTCCAAGCTCTACTCTCGGATACTCAGCTTGCGGCTGTCCACGATCTCCTAGACAGTGAAGATGGCAGTAATTCTGGGAAAATGCCAATTATCATCGATGCCCTTCTGAAGTCCGTGGCTGCCAAGGCAAGACCGTCTGTCTCAGATACAGAGAAGGATAGATTGTACAGCATCTACAGGCAGTTCTTGGATGCAAAGAAATCCACAGCTGCtcag TCAAGGGATGCAAAAGGCAAAAGGGCAACTCTTGCTTAA
- the LOC116200763 gene encoding peroxisome biogenesis protein 1 isoform X2, with amino-acid sequence MEFEVRAVGGIEDCFVSLPLTLIQTLQQSTPSGILPHLLTLELRSLSSNGDSWFVAWSGATSSSPAIEQFAECISLPSRTRVQVRVISNMPKATLVTIEPFSEDDWEVLELNAEHAEDAILKQVRVVHKGMRFPLWLHGRTIVTFCVVSTIPARAVVQLMPGAEVAVAPKRRAKKVHKEEDSSMISSQKYSHSHQALLRIQEPDKRLIHKSEVDGIELGIVLTSLAFVHPDTVERFSLDTPGFVFVEPSTAKESNKHPENSTMEKKSNSNGEGVNNGILTDKKEVRGALVCLLTSDSVAKGHLMISQSLRIYLRAGLHSWVNVRRFNNLLNKNIPSGSICPASFRIVGKNEKKGRGVLHKQNRSKKNTKSMHHSALFMDVEDWSTHEEVINVLSHEPNVREVSETADRSSIKKGLQSLLKAWFTAHLDAIASNCQGKIDSFLLGNISLLHFEVKSCDLNFPPKAYFISNASLRNRTKAPSQPVELLYLLSLSDGPILSRRVSAYQIAVDATKEKPHDLGGLDILAEKVDWSEPVSLHSSKERVSNNEITVDFSSLSWMQTSTSDVVNRMMVLLSPASGKWFSMYDLPLPGHIIIHGPPGSGKTLLAGAVARTLENNPEILAHTVFVRCPLFAQDKASVIRHKLSSFLTEALNHAPSVVVFDDLDDIVQSSFESEGSQLSSSTVELTEFLSGILDEYGEKRKLTCGIGPLAFVATVQSLDKIPQSLISSGRFDFHVQLPAPAASEREAMLRHEIQRRSLQCPLEILQDVASKCDGYDAYDLEILVDRAIHSAIARLEPSQSSSQQPEKFSLEKDDFSRAMHGFLPVAMRDITKSTPEGGRSGWDDVGGLSDIRNVIEEMIELPSKFPNVFAKSPLRLRSNVLLYGPPGCGKTHIVGAAAAACSLRFISVKGPELLNKYIGASEQAVRDIFAKATSAAPCLLFFDEFDSIAPKRGHDNTGVTDRVVNQFLTELDGVEVLTGVFVFAATSRPDLLDAALLRPGRLDRLLFCDFPSKQERLDILRVLSRKLPLAEDVDLDAIARMTEGFSGADLQALLSDTQLAAVHDLLDSEDGSNSGKMPIIIDALLKSVAAKARPSVSDTEKDRLYSIYRQFLDAKKSTAAQSRDAKGKRATLA; translated from the exons ATGGAGTTCGAGGTGAGAGCAGTGGGTGGGATAGAGGACTGTTTCGTCTCCCTGCCCCTGACGCTTATTCAGACACTGCAGCAGTCGACTCCCTCTGGTATCCTCCCCCACCTCCTGACCCTTGAGCTCCGGTCACTGAGCTCCAATGGGGACTCTTGGTTCGTTGCTTGGTCCGGCGccacttcttcttctcccGCTATTGAG CAATTTGCAGAATGCATTTCGTTGCCTAGTCGTACAAGAGTTCAAGTACGTGTCATCTCCAACATGCCAAAAGCCACGCTTGTCACGATAGAGCCCTTTAGTGAGGACGATTGGGAAGTTTTGGAGCTTAACGCAGAGCATGCTGAGGACGCTATACTGAAGCAG GTCAGAGTTGTTCATAAAGGAATGAGAttccctctttggttgcatggtCGCACCATCGTTACATTCTGTGTGGTTTCTACAATTCCAGCTAGAGCTGTAG TTCAACTAATGCCCGGAGCTGAAGTAGCAGTTGCTCCAAAGAGGCGTGCTAAAAAGGTGCATAAGGAAGAAGATTCCTCCATGATATCTTCTCAGAAATATTCCCATTCTCACCAGGCATTGCTTCGCATTCAAGAACCAGACAAGAGACTCATTCATAAAAGTGAGGTCGATGGTATTGAGTTAGGGATAGTCCTTACATCTCTAGCCTTTGTTCATCCTGACACTGTTGAAAGATTTTCTTTGGACACTCCCGGTTTTGTTTTTGTTGAGCCTTCTACCGCAAAAGAAAGCAACAAGCATCCTGAAAACAGTACAATGGAGAAAAAGAGCAATTCTAATGGGGAGGGAGTGAACAATGGTATTTTGACTGACAAGAAGGAAGTTCGTGGTGCTTTAGTCTGCCTCTTGACATCAGACTCAGTTGCTAAGGGGCACCTGATGATTTCTCAATCTCTTCGCATATATTTGAGGGCAGGACTTCACTCCT GGGTTAATGTCAGGAGATTCAACAATTTGTTGAACAAGAATATTCCTTCAGGATCAATTTGCCCGGCTAGTTTTAGGATTGTGGGGAAGAACGAGAAGAAAGGCCGGGGAGTGCTTCATAAGCAGAACCGGAGcaagaaaaacacaaaatcCATGCATCATTCAGCCCTTTTCATGGATGTGGAAGATTGGTCCACTCATGAGGAAGTTATTAATGTACTTTCTCACGAGCCTAATGTTAGAGAAGTCAGTGAGACTGCTGATCGATCAAGTATTAAGAAGGGTTTGCAGAGTCTTCTCAAAGCATGGTTCACAGCTCACCTAGATGCAATTGCTTCTAACTGTCAGGGAAAGAttgattcttttcttttgggtaaCATAAGCTTACTTCACTTTGAAGTGAAAAGTTGCGACTTGAATTTCCCACCAAAGGCTTACTTTATATCAAATGCTTCATTGAGAAATAGAACTAAAGCACCAAGTCAGCCTGTTGAACTCTTATATTTGCTGTCTTTGTCGGATGGACCAATATTGAGTCGAAGAGTCAGTGCATACCAAATAGCAGTTGATGCAACCAAAGAGAAGCCTCAcgatcttggaggcttggaTATATTGGCTGAAAAAGTCGACTGGAGCGAACCAGTATCCCTTCATTCCTCCAAAGAGAGAGTCTCAAACAATGAGATTACTGTGGATTTCTCTTCTTTGAGCTGGATGCAGACATCTACTTCGGATGTTGTTAATA GGATGATGGTTCTACTATCTCCAGCTTCAGGGAAGTGGTTCAGTATGTATGACCTTCCTCTGCCTGGACATATCATAATACATGGACCGCCA GGATCTGGAAAGACATTGTTAGCTGGAGCTGTTGCAAGGACACTAGAAAACAATCCAGAGATCTTAGCCCACAC GGTCTTTGTACGTTGCCCTCTGTTTGCCCAAGACAAGGCCTCTGTCATTCGTCACAAACTTTCAAGCTTCCTAACTGAAGCTCTTAATCATGCGCCTTCAGTAGTTGTGTTTGATGATCTGGATGACATCGTTCAATCTTCATTTGAGTCAGAAGGCTCACAATTGTCTTCCTCAACTGTTGAGCTAACAGAATTTCTATCAGGCATTCTAGACGAATATGGG GAGAAAAGGAAGCTCACATGTGGAATTGGGCCACTTGCATTTGTGGCGACAGTGCAATCTCTGGACAAAATACCCCAGTCCTTGATTTCCTCTG GTAGGTTTGACTTTCACGTTCAACTTCCTGCTCCTGCTGCCTCAGAACGCGAAGCGATGTTGAGGCATGAGATCCAGAGACGTTCCTTACAATGTCCTCTAGAAATCTTGCAGGATGTAGCATCAAAATGTGATGGATATGATGCCTATGATCTA GAAATATTGGTCGATAGGGCCATTCATTCTGCTATTGCTCGATTGGAGCCATCCCAGTCATCTTCTCAGCAGCCCGAGAAGTTCAGTTTAGAGAAAGACGATTTTTCGCGAGCAATGCATGGCTTTCTTCCAGTTGCTATGCGTGATATTACGAAGTCTACTCCAGAAGGTGGTCGTTCTGGATGGGATGACGTTGGGGGTCTTTCTGATATTCGGAATGTGATTGAAGAG ATGATCGAGTTGCCTTCGAAGTTCCCAAATGTCTTTGCAAAATCTCCTTTAAGATTGCGGTCCAATGTACTTCTGTACGGTCCTCCAGGCTGTGGCAAGACACACATTGTTGGAGCTGCAGCCGCTGCTTGTTCTCTGCGATTTATATCTGTGAAGGGACCTGAGCTGTTGAATAAGTATATTGGTGCTTCCGAGCAAGCT GTTCGCGATATATTCGCAAAAGCAACATCTGCAGCCCCATGTCTTCTCTTTTTCGATGAGTTTGATTCAATTGCCCCAAAGAGGGGGCATGATAACACTGGAGTGACCGATCGCGTTGTTAATCAA TTTTTGACCGAATTAGATGGTGTTGAAGTTCTGACTGGCGTATTTGTCTTTGCGGCCACAAG TAGACCGGATTTACTTGATGCTGCGCTTCTGAGGCCTGGTAGGTTGGACCGCCTTCTGTTTTGTGATTTCCCATCAAAGCAGGAGAGGTTGGATATTCTTCGAGTTCTTTCTAGGAAG CTTCCTTTGGCCGAAGATGTGGATTTAGATGCTATAGCGCGTATGACCGAAGGGTTCAGTGGAGCAGACCTCCAAGCTCTACTCTCGGATACTCAGCTTGCGGCTGTCCACGATCTCCTAGACAGTGAAGATGGCAGTAATTCTGGGAAAATGCCAATTATCATCGATGCCCTTCTGAAGTCCGTGGCTGCCAAGGCAAGACCGTCTGTCTCAGATACAGAGAAGGATAGATTGTACAGCATCTACAGGCAGTTCTTGGATGCAAAGAAATCCACAGCTGCtcag TCAAGGGATGCAAAAGGCAAAAGGGCAACTCTTGCTTAA
- the LOC116201109 gene encoding aspartyl protease family protein 1, protein MFHGHPRSWSSELLLPWAFLALLSFAGRGCYGFGTFGFDMHHRFSDPVKGVLDVDDFELPQKGSVPYYASMAHLDRAIHGRRLAQDPTPPLTFSPGNETYRLSSFGFLHYANLTVGTPSSWFLVALDTGSDLFWLPCDCKKCVTALQTSSGQRLDLNIYSPNTSSTSSTVPCNSSICTTQSRCASALSSCPYEVIYLSNGTSSTGILVEDVLHLITDDDQTKAVDARITLGCGQVETGSFLNGAAPNGLFGLGMRNISVPSRLAKEGVAANSFSMCFGPDGMGRISFGDKGSTDQGETPFNLQQPHLTYNVTVTQLSIGGNTTDLEFTAIFDSGTSFTYLNDPAYTLISESFDSVSQDERLPSDSDLPFEYCYAISSNQTSYAYPTVNLTMKGGDQFYANDPTILAKMQDDSYVYCLALVKSGDVNIIGQNFMTGYRIIFDREKMVLGWKASDCYTANNSSVLNIPRTNAAAVPPAIAVNPQATSGGGSGSQTPSNASSCLQLLSCFTFVMILFSFFSTV, encoded by the exons ATGTTTCATGGGCATCCGCGGTCATGGTCCAGTGAGCTGCTGCTGCCGTGGGCGTTCCTGGCCCTGCTGAGCTTCGCCGGGCGGGGATGCTATGGGTTCGGGACCTTCGGGTTCGATATGCACCACCGTTTCTCGGATCCGGTCAAGGGAGTGCTGGACGTCGACGATTTTGAGCTGCCCCAGAAGGGCAGCGTGCCTTACTACGCCTCCATGGCCCATCTCGACAGGGCCATCCACGGCCGTCGGCTGGCCCAGGATCCGACGCCCCCCCTCACTTTCTCCCCCGGCAACGAAACCTACCGCCTCAGCTCCTTCGGATT TTTGCACTATGCGAATCTAACAGTTGGGACCCCGAGTTCGTGGTTTCTCGTTGCACTTGACACGGGCAGCGACCTGTTCTGGTTGCCCTGTGACTGCAAGAAGTGTGTCACTGCCTTGCAGACTTCTTCAGGACAG AGATTAGACCTCAACATCTACAGCCCCAACACTTCATCCACAAGCTCGACTGTGCCCTGCAACAGCTCTATATGCACAACTCAATCCCGGTGTGCTTCAGCTCTCAGCTCTTGCCCTTACGAAGTTATTTATCTCTCCAATGGCACCTCATCCACGGGGATTTTGGTGGAGGATGTTTTGCATTTGATAACGGATGATGATCAAACAAAGGCTGTTGATGCTCGGATCACACTTGG CTGTGGTCAGGTTGAGACCGGTTCCTTTTTGAATGGTGCTGCTCCAAATGGTCTATTTGGGCTTGGCATGAGAAACATATCAGTTCCGAGCAGATTAGCCAAAGAGGGGGTTGCTGCTAACTCATTTTCCATGTGCTTCGGCCCTGACGGCATGGGGAGAATAAGCTTCGGGGATAAAGGCAGCACTGATCAAGGAGAAACGCCATTCAATCTGCAGCAACCACA TCTGACTTACAATGTCACAGTCACTCAATTAAGCATTGGAGGGAACACTACGGATCTTGAGTTCACGGCAATTTTCGATTCTGGCACCTCGTTCACATACTTGAATGATCCTGCTTACACGCTTATTTCTGAAAGT TTTGATTCTGTGTCCCAAGATGAGCGGCTGCCATCAGACTCCGATCTACCATTTGAATACTGCTATGCTATAAG CTCGAACCAGACCAGCTATGCATATCCAACAGTAAATCTCACAATGAAGGGCGGGGACCAGTTTTATGCGAATGATCCTACAATATTGGCTAAAATGCAG GATGACTCATACGTCTACTGCCTTGCCCTAGTGAAGAGCGGAGATGTAAATATTATTGGAC AGAACTTCATGACTGGTTACCGCATAATTTTTGATCGTGAGAAAATGGTGCTCGGTTGGAAGGCATCTGACT GCTATACTGCGAACAATTCCAGCGTGCTAAATATCCCGAGGACTAACGCTGCGGCGGTTCCTCCTGCAATCGCCGTCAACCCACAAGCCACATCAGGAGGTGGCAGCGGTTCTCAGACACCATCAAACGCTTCGAGCTGTCTGCAGCTGTTGAGCTGTTTTACTTTTGTCATGATTCTTTTCTCATTCTTCTCCACAGTCTGA
- the LOC116202020 gene encoding putative laccase-9: MNLYLQLYCLLVLVGQLLPLARGDVHYYKFVLKETNVTKLCVSKRILTVNDSFPGPEIHVHKGDTVYVNVYNYGPYGVTLHWHGVKQPANPWSDGPEYITQCPIQPGANFTYEVIFSDEEGTLWWHAHSDWTRATVHGAIIIFPKEGTTAPYPEPDGEEVIVLAAWYKGDLMAELAEDIIAGTDLPHSRGYTTNGELGDFSNCSSETTYRWLVDYGKTYLLRIVNAVVNAELFFAVAEHTLTVVGMDGAYVKPIVTDYIMISPGQTMDVLLTADQPLGRYYMAAREYSTESAAVTGFDHSNATAILQYNGDYNFTSRPIFPHFQLPMYLDMKAGKNFTNRIRSLANEDYPINVPENITTRMFITVSMNVLCRNSTSCSTDMGNILATSMNNISWNNPQVDVLEAYYRNLSGYYTTDFPDWPKTMYDFTSDNYDEDAVITDQGTKVKVLNYYESVEIVFQGTSVMGGSVNHPMHLHGHSFYVVGIGSGNFNNNTDPLSYNLIDPPKVNTFGVPKNGWLAIRFFANNPGVWFWHCHLDRHMTWGMDTAFIVRDGGTEETSLRPPPPNMPRCTDLPDMSIKRWNNVNEGSAQL, translated from the exons ATGAATCTCTATCTTCAACTCTACTGCCTCCTCGTCCTTGTCGGGCAATTACTTCCCTTGGCCCGTGGCGATGTTCACTACTATAAATTCGTG TTGAAGGAAACAAATGTAACGAAGCTGTGCGTCAGCAAGCGCATCTTAACAGTTAACGACAGCTTTCCCGGCCCAGAGATTCACGTTCACAAGGGCGACACCGTTTATGTGAACGTGTACAATTATGGACCATATGGCGTGACTCTTCACTG GCATGGGGTAAAACAACCTGCAAATCCATGGTCGGATGGACCAGAGTATATCACTCAGTGTCCTATCCAACCGGGAGCAAACTTCACCTACGAGGTCATATTTTCCGATGAGGAAGGAACTCTATGGTGGCATGCTCACAGTGATTGGACTCGAGCGACGGTTCATGGAGCAATCATCATATTTCCCAAAGAAGGAACCACGGCCCCTTATCCTGAACCTGATGGAGAAGAAGTAATTGTGCTAG CTGCTTGGTACAAAGGGGACTTGATGGCAGAGCTCGCAGAGGACATAATTGCTGGGACCGATTTGCCCCATTCAAGAGGCTACACAACGAACGGCGAACTTGGAGATTTTTCTAATTGCTCAAGTG AAACGACGTATCGTTGGTTGGTCGATTATGGAAAGACGTACCTTCTCCGCATAGTCAATGCGGTTGTCAATGCGGAACTCTTCTTTGCTGTTGCGGAGCATACCCTCACAGTTGTTGGAATGGATGGGGCCTACGTAAAGCCCATAGTGACGGACTATATCATGATAAGTCCGGGGCAGACCATGGACGTGCTCCTCACGGCAGACCAGCCTCTCGGGCGTTACTACATGGCTGCTCGGGAGTATTCGACCGAGTCTGCAGCGGTCACAGGGTTCGACCACAGCAATGCCACGGCAATCCTGCAATACAACGGGGACTACAATTTCACGTCCCGTCCAATCTTCCCACACTTCCAGCTTCCTATGTATCTGGACATGAAAGCTGGGAAGAATTTTACGAATCGGATTAGAAGCCTGGCGAACGAGGATTACCCCATTAATGTCCCGGAGAACATAACCACAAGAATGTTCATCACGGTCTCTATGAATGTGCTCTGCCGGAATAGCACTTCTTGCAGTACGGACATGGGGAACATACTCGCCACAAGCATGAACAATATCAGCTGGAACAATCCGCAGGTTGACGTACTCGAGGCCTACTACAG AAACTTGAGTGGATATTACACGACAGATTTTCCAGATTGGCCAAAGACTATGTATGATTTCACTTCGGACAATTATGACGAGGATGCAGTTATTACAGATCAAGGGACAAAGGTAAAGGTTTTGAATTATTACGAGTCTGTGGAGATAGTGTTCCAAGGCACCAGTGTGATGGGTGGCTCTGTGAATCACCCGATGCATCTGCACGGCCATAGCTTCTATGTAGTTGGAATTGGTTCTGGAAATTTCAACAACAATACGGATCCGTTATCATATAATCTGATTGATCCCCCAAAAGTGAACACATTTGGAGTCCCGAAGAACGGTTGGCTTGCCATCAGATTCTTTGCGAACAATCCTG GGGTGTGGTTCTGGCACTGTCACTTGGATCGACATATGACCTGGGGCATGGACACCGCGTTTATTGTGAGGGATGGAGGCACCGAAGAAACAAGTCTCCGCCCGCCTCCTCCAAACATGCCGCGCTGTACCGATCTACCAGACATGTCAATCAAAAGATGGAACAATGTCAACGAAGGTTCTGCTCAACTCTAA
- the LOC116200308 gene encoding peroxidase 64-like: MPNLSSQILSRMQQGRTTCLQLLYFRCMSTIALLGCYMYDPIINFTFDLMKGCDGSVLLICICKGNNKAEKNEPPSVPLHTFYVINSAKKALEEHCPAVVSCTDILAMVARDAVVLVY; encoded by the exons ATGCCAAACTTATCATCCCAAATACTGTCGAGGATGCAGCAGGGAAGGACGACGTGCCTGCAGCTGCTCTACTTCAGATGCATGTCCACGATTGCTTTATTAGG TTGCTATATGTATGACCCGATAATTAACTTCACTTTCGACTTGATGAAGGGGTGTGATGGCTCCGTGCTCCTGATCTGCATCTGCAAAGGGAACAACAAGGCAGAAAAGAACGAGCCTCCCAGCGTCCCGCTGCACACATTTTATGTGATCAACAGTGCAAAGAAGGCACTCGAAGAGCATTGCCCAGCAGTTGTCTCTTGCACCGATATCTTGGCCATGGTTGCCCGAGATGCTGTTGTGCTGGTATATTAA